A genomic window from Planococcus rifietoensis includes:
- a CDS encoding extracellular matrix/biofilm biosynthesis regulator RemA family protein, protein MKRKPKFISIGAGNAVSVNRIVSMIQPDSAPSKRLMQEARSKGLLVDATGGKKTKSIFIMDSDHVVISALSVETALARIEEKDDEASEG, encoded by the coding sequence ATGAAGAGAAAGCCGAAGTTCATATCCATCGGGGCGGGCAATGCGGTGTCAGTGAACCGCATCGTGTCGATGATCCAGCCGGACTCGGCGCCTTCCAAGCGCTTGATGCAGGAAGCGCGCAGCAAAGGCTTGCTCGTCGATGCGACAGGCGGCAAGAAGACCAAGTCGATCTTTATCATGGATAGCGATCATGTGGTCATCTCCGCTTTGTCGGTCGAGACGGCCCTTGCGCGGATAGAAGAAAAAGATGATGAGGCAAGCGAGGGATAA
- the coaBC gene encoding bifunctional phosphopantothenoylcysteine decarboxylase/phosphopantothenate--cysteine ligase CoaBC — MLANRKILLCVSGGIAVYKAVALVSKLSQAGAEVKVIMTESAKQFVQPLSFQVMSRNDVYFDTFDEKDSSVIAHIDLADWADLVLVAPATANMIAKMANGLGDDMVSTVLLATTAPIWVAPAMNVHMYDHPAVKRNIDRLHHDGIRFIEPSEGFLACGYVGKGRLEEPEKITELVAGHFTKNKPLKGKKVVVTAGPTRERIDPVRFLTNFSSGKMGYAMAEAAAELGAETILISGPVSLPVPSGVKRIQVESAQQMLEAVLGEYDSADLVVKTAAVADYRPAAIAGQKVKKKEGNSVLELERTVDILQQLGQLKSHQILVGFAAETDHVAKYAKDKLERKNADYIIANDVSADSAGFDHDTNAVTVYGRGEFERAFPVMPKKALALDLLTLITEKEFAK; from the coding sequence GTGTTGGCAAATCGAAAAATCCTATTATGTGTAAGCGGCGGCATCGCCGTCTATAAAGCGGTCGCCCTCGTCAGCAAATTGTCCCAGGCAGGGGCGGAAGTGAAAGTCATCATGACAGAATCAGCGAAGCAATTCGTCCAGCCTTTGTCATTCCAGGTGATGTCCAGAAACGATGTCTATTTTGATACATTCGACGAAAAAGATTCTTCAGTCATCGCCCATATCGATTTGGCGGACTGGGCAGACCTCGTGCTCGTCGCGCCTGCGACCGCCAATATGATCGCTAAAATGGCGAATGGCCTAGGCGACGATATGGTCTCAACGGTGTTGCTTGCGACGACCGCGCCGATTTGGGTCGCGCCTGCGATGAATGTCCATATGTACGACCATCCCGCAGTCAAGCGCAATATCGATCGTTTGCATCATGACGGCATCCGTTTCATCGAGCCGTCTGAAGGCTTTTTGGCCTGTGGCTATGTCGGCAAAGGGCGTTTGGAAGAACCGGAGAAAATCACTGAACTGGTGGCCGGTCATTTCACGAAAAACAAGCCGTTAAAAGGCAAAAAAGTGGTTGTGACGGCTGGGCCGACTCGGGAACGAATCGACCCGGTGCGTTTTTTGACGAACTTTTCAAGCGGCAAGATGGGCTATGCCATGGCAGAAGCGGCAGCGGAACTTGGTGCTGAGACGATATTGATCAGCGGCCCGGTGTCATTGCCGGTGCCAAGCGGTGTCAAACGCATTCAAGTCGAAAGCGCACAGCAGATGCTTGAAGCGGTGCTTGGCGAATACGACAGTGCAGACTTGGTTGTCAAGACAGCAGCTGTCGCGGATTACCGCCCGGCGGCCATCGCGGGGCAAAAGGTTAAGAAAAAAGAAGGCAATTCGGTCCTTGAGCTGGAGCGCACGGTAGATATCTTGCAGCAGCTCGGCCAATTGAAGAGCCATCAAATCCTGGTCGGCTTCGCGGCAGAGACCGATCATGTGGCGAAATATGCCAAAGATAAACTCGAGCGGAAAAACGCTGATTATATCATCGCCAACGACGTCAGCGCGGATTCAGCGGGCTTTGACCATGACACGAATGCAGTGACGGTCTACGGCCGCGGGGAATTCGAAAGGGCGTTCCCGGTCATGCCGAAAAAAGCGCTTGCGCTCGATTTGCTAACGCTCATCACTGAAAAGGAATTTGCAAAATGA
- a CDS encoding transporter substrate-binding domain-containing protein, translating into MNLTKRTYINAALFGTAAVALSACGNDAAETEQPSEWDRIQEEGVLTVGTSGTLLATSFRDEESGELTGFEVEVVRELGKRLELDIEFRELGFDEMLTSVSTGQLDMAANDIEVTEEMTDQFLFSTPIKYSYGTAVVRKDDLSGIESLEDLEGKKAAGVSTSVYMQIARDYGAEEVTYDNATNEIYLRDVSIGRTDVILNDYYLSKFGVAAFPELNITIHPDIKYLPSEVGLVVNEDNEELLEQVNTTLEEMLSDGTISDISAEFFDGADVSVEPDVEEAN; encoded by the coding sequence ATTAATTTAACGAAACGAACATATATAAATGCCGCCCTGTTCGGCACGGCAGCGGTTGCATTATCAGCTTGCGGAAATGACGCTGCTGAAACCGAACAGCCTTCGGAATGGGACCGCATCCAGGAGGAAGGCGTCTTGACCGTCGGTACATCCGGCACGCTGTTGGCCACTTCATTCCGCGACGAAGAAAGCGGCGAATTAACGGGCTTTGAAGTAGAAGTCGTACGGGAACTCGGCAAGCGCCTGGAACTTGACATCGAATTCCGCGAACTCGGTTTCGACGAAATGCTGACAAGCGTCAGTACAGGACAACTTGATATGGCAGCGAACGATATTGAAGTGACAGAAGAAATGACCGATCAATTCCTGTTTTCTACACCGATCAAATATTCCTACGGCACCGCCGTCGTACGTAAAGACGACCTGTCCGGAATCGAATCACTGGAAGACTTGGAAGGGAAAAAAGCAGCGGGCGTCTCGACATCCGTCTATATGCAGATCGCCCGCGATTACGGGGCGGAAGAAGTGACGTATGACAATGCGACGAATGAAATCTATTTGCGTGATGTGTCTATCGGACGGACCGATGTCATTTTGAATGATTATTATTTGTCGAAATTCGGCGTGGCCGCTTTTCCGGAATTGAACATCACCATCCATCCGGACATCAAATACCTACCATCTGAAGTCGGACTGGTCGTCAATGAAGACAATGAAGAACTTCTCGAACAAGTCAATACCACACTTGAGGAAATGCTTTCCGACGGCACCATCAGTGATATCTCAGCCGAATTCTTCGACGGGGCGGATGTTTCCGTCGAACCGGATGTCGAAGAGGCAAATTAA
- a CDS encoding VOC family protein: protein MAIQANQIFVNLPVKDLERSMKFFGEMGFDFDERMTDNNATCMIIGHNMYAMLLVEDFFKSFTHKDIADTSNSAEAIIALSASSREAVDEWVEKAMAAGGSSANEPMDNKFMYSWSFHDPDGHLWEVMYMEDEAFE from the coding sequence ATGGCCATTCAAGCGAACCAGATTTTCGTTAATTTGCCGGTTAAGGATTTGGAAAGATCGATGAAGTTTTTTGGCGAAATGGGCTTTGATTTCGATGAACGGATGACGGATAATAACGCCACTTGCATGATTATCGGCCACAATATGTACGCCATGCTGCTGGTAGAAGACTTCTTCAAAAGCTTCACCCATAAAGACATTGCCGATACCTCCAATAGCGCAGAGGCGATTATTGCCCTATCGGCGTCTAGCCGGGAGGCCGTTGATGAATGGGTGGAAAAAGCGATGGCAGCCGGTGGCAGTTCCGCGAACGAGCCGATGGACAATAAGTTTATGTATTCTTGGAGTTTTCACGACCCGGACGGCCATTTATGGGAAGTCATGTATATGGAAGACGAGGCATTCGAATAA
- a CDS encoding Rqc2 family fibronectin-binding protein — translation MAFDGLFTKAMTSELQQLITGRISKVHQPNQLELLLHIRAQGKNHKLLISIHPSYSRIHLTNTANVNPSEPPMFCMLLRKHIEGGVITGVEQHGSDRLIILSIRARNEIGDEIERELHVEMMGRHSNIILVDAERDMILDSLKHLPPSVNSYRTILPGQDYIFPPSQDKQDPFAADADFSGLTDKEIVSQFAGFSPLTAKELNYRLEQDPDSAAAFLQDFNDPESTGYYVEQQGKSYFSATELTHLGQDNMRFDNLSELLDRIYYAKAERDRVKQQAGDLERWLQNEIAKLKLKLKKLQKEQDQAQKRDQLQLNGELIMANLHTIKKGMKQAEVVNYYNEETMTITLDPRKTPIENSQKYYSRYQKAKTAVVKTHEQIEKTEEDIRYFELLMQQVQQAGLSDIEEIREELAEQGYMKAQKSKKKKKPQKPNVEHYVSSTGIPISVGKNNKQNDYVTFKVASKSDTWLHTKDIPGSHVIIHSQEPDEDTILEAASIAAYFSKARESASVPVDYTEVRQVKKPSGAKPGFVIYFEQKTVYVTPDEDLVLKLKK, via the coding sequence ATGGCATTTGATGGATTATTTACGAAAGCGATGACGAGCGAATTGCAACAGCTCATCACCGGAAGGATTTCAAAAGTTCATCAGCCTAATCAGCTCGAACTGCTCCTGCACATACGCGCACAAGGAAAAAATCATAAATTGCTCATCTCGATCCACCCATCCTATTCACGGATCCATTTGACGAATACGGCAAACGTCAACCCGTCAGAGCCGCCGATGTTCTGCATGCTGCTCCGCAAACATATTGAAGGCGGCGTCATCACAGGCGTCGAGCAGCATGGCTCCGACCGGCTGATCATCCTGAGCATCCGCGCACGCAACGAAATCGGCGACGAAATCGAACGCGAGCTCCATGTCGAAATGATGGGCAGGCATTCGAATATCATTTTAGTCGACGCCGAGCGCGACATGATTCTCGACAGCCTCAAGCATTTGCCGCCGAGCGTCAACTCCTACCGGACGATTTTACCGGGCCAGGATTATATTTTCCCGCCTTCCCAAGACAAACAGGATCCATTTGCGGCGGATGCTGACTTCAGTGGGCTCACCGACAAGGAAATCGTCTCACAGTTTGCCGGCTTTTCCCCGCTGACGGCGAAAGAGTTGAACTACCGGCTCGAACAAGATCCTGATAGCGCAGCTGCCTTTTTGCAGGACTTCAATGATCCGGAATCGACCGGCTATTACGTCGAACAGCAAGGAAAAAGCTATTTTTCCGCGACTGAATTGACGCATCTCGGACAGGACAATATGCGTTTTGACAATTTATCCGAACTGCTCGACCGGATTTATTACGCCAAAGCCGAACGCGACCGCGTCAAGCAGCAGGCGGGTGATTTGGAGCGCTGGCTTCAAAACGAAATCGCTAAACTGAAATTGAAGCTGAAAAAATTGCAAAAAGAGCAGGATCAGGCACAAAAACGCGATCAATTGCAATTGAACGGCGAATTGATCATGGCCAATCTGCACACTATTAAAAAGGGAATGAAACAAGCGGAAGTCGTCAATTATTATAATGAAGAAACTATGACGATCACGCTCGACCCGCGCAAGACGCCAATTGAGAATTCCCAGAAATACTACTCGCGTTACCAAAAAGCCAAAACAGCGGTTGTTAAAACGCATGAACAAATTGAAAAGACGGAAGAAGATATCCGCTATTTCGAATTGCTCATGCAACAAGTGCAGCAGGCCGGGCTCTCCGATATCGAAGAGATTCGCGAGGAATTGGCGGAACAAGGCTATATGAAAGCACAGAAATCGAAGAAAAAGAAAAAGCCACAAAAGCCGAATGTTGAGCATTATGTATCGAGCACCGGCATTCCGATTTCAGTCGGCAAAAACAATAAGCAAAACGATTACGTGACCTTCAAGGTCGCATCGAAATCCGATACATGGCTGCACACGAAAGACATTCCGGGATCGCATGTCATCATCCATTCGCAAGAACCGGATGAAGACACCATCTTAGAAGCTGCCAGCATCGCCGCTTATTTCAGCAAAGCGCGCGAATCGGCATCCGTCCCGGTCGATTACACCGAAGTCCGCCAAGTGAAAAAACCAAGCGGCGCGAAGCCCGGTTTCGTGATTTATTTCGAACAGAAAACCGTCTACGTCACGCCGGATGAAGACCTGGTGTTGAAATTAAAAAAATGA
- a CDS encoding amino acid ABC transporter permease, with the protein MSDIEWGLLFDPELAINSLPYVLEGIWLTLLISMGSMLGGLVIGFFMALARTSKQPLLHLPARLYISFMRGVPILVILFLLYFALPVIGLEFTALQAALIGFTINSAAYIAEVFRSALASVDKGQWESSTALGLSYWQTMRRIILPQSVRIAVPPLSNVYLDLIKASSLAAMITVPEIFQKARIVGAREYDLLTLLILVALIYWAICTVMTVLQNYLEKRYAEYL; encoded by the coding sequence ATGAGCGATATCGAATGGGGGCTGTTGTTCGATCCCGAACTTGCCATCAATTCCTTGCCCTATGTGCTTGAAGGCATTTGGTTGACGCTGTTGATTTCAATGGGCAGCATGCTCGGCGGACTGGTGATCGGCTTTTTCATGGCGCTCGCCAGGACGTCAAAACAGCCGCTGCTCCATCTGCCGGCGCGCCTATATATATCATTTATGCGCGGTGTGCCGATTCTCGTCATCTTGTTTTTACTGTATTTCGCACTGCCAGTCATCGGCCTTGAATTCACTGCCTTGCAAGCAGCTCTCATCGGCTTCACCATCAATAGCGCCGCCTATATCGCAGAAGTGTTCCGGTCGGCTCTTGCCTCTGTCGATAAAGGCCAATGGGAATCATCCACTGCACTCGGCCTTAGCTATTGGCAGACCATGCGCCGGATCATCTTGCCGCAATCGGTGCGCATTGCAGTGCCACCCTTATCGAATGTCTATTTGGACCTGATCAAGGCATCATCGCTCGCGGCCATGATTACGGTCCCGGAGATTTTCCAGAAAGCTCGAATTGTCGGCGCACGGGAATACGACCTGTTGACATTGCTTATCCTGGTCGCGCTCATCTACTGGGCCATCTGCACAGTCATGACCGTGCTTCAGAACTACCTGGAAAAACGCTACGCTGAATACTTATAA
- the rpoZ gene encoding DNA-directed RNA polymerase subunit omega, giving the protein MLYPSVDKLKSRIDSKYSLVALASKRARQLHEHGDEKLDSYTSHKAVGKALEEIAAGALTPVQQDASAIYEDEI; this is encoded by the coding sequence ATGTTATACCCATCCGTTGATAAATTGAAAAGCCGTATCGATTCGAAATACTCCCTGGTCGCTTTGGCGTCCAAGAGAGCACGCCAATTGCACGAACATGGCGATGAAAAACTGGATTCCTACACGTCCCACAAAGCGGTTGGAAAAGCGCTTGAAGAGATTGCAGCTGGTGCATTGACACCGGTTCAGCAAGATGCATCCGCGATTTACGAAGACGAAATTTAA
- the gmk gene encoding guanylate kinase, which yields MRKHRGLLIVLSGPSGVGKGTVRKELFQQPDTNYEYSISMTTRSPREGEVDEVDYFFKTRHEFEELIDQGQLLEYAEYVGNYYGTPLEYVNKMRDAGRDVFLEIEVQGAAQVRDKVPDGLFIFLAPPSLSELEERLVGRGTESDEVIASRIHAARKELEMMNLYDYVVENDEVEHACDRINAIIIAEHCKRERVEKRYLDMLKENA from the coding sequence ATGAGAAAACATCGTGGACTGCTCATCGTGCTGTCCGGGCCTTCGGGCGTCGGCAAAGGCACGGTGCGAAAAGAGCTGTTCCAACAGCCGGATACAAATTATGAATATTCCATTTCCATGACGACGCGCTCACCGCGTGAAGGGGAAGTGGACGAAGTCGATTATTTCTTCAAGACCCGTCATGAGTTTGAAGAACTGATCGACCAAGGGCAATTGCTTGAATACGCCGAGTATGTCGGCAATTATTATGGTACGCCGCTCGAATACGTCAATAAAATGCGCGATGCCGGGCGTGATGTGTTCCTGGAAATCGAAGTGCAAGGGGCAGCGCAAGTGCGTGATAAAGTGCCGGATGGCTTGTTCATCTTCCTTGCGCCGCCTAGCCTCTCAGAACTCGAAGAGCGCTTGGTCGGCCGCGGCACAGAGTCGGATGAAGTGATTGCTTCACGTATCCATGCCGCCAGGAAAGAACTCGAGATGATGAACCTGTATGACTACGTCGTCGAGAACGACGAAGTCGAACACGCATGCGACCGCATCAATGCCATCATCATCGCAGAACATTGCAAGCGGGAACGCGTTGAAAAAAGATACTTAGATATGCTAAAGGAGAATGCCTGA